The Lusitaniella coriacea LEGE 07157 sequence CGCCACCACCCGCCCCGACATTCCCCTTCACGCCCTAGCCATGCTAGAGTCCAAAATGCCCGACGGACTCGAAACCATCGCCAAACTCAAAGAACAAGGGCATCCTGTCGCCTACGTCGGCGACGTAGTTGGAACTGGTTCCTCCCGCAAATCCGCAATCAACTCCGTCCTCTGGCACATCGGACACGACATCCCCTTCGTCCCCAACAAACGCGCAGGGGGTTACATCCTCGGCGGAAAAATCGCCCCCATCTTCTTCAACACTGCCGAAGACTCCGGCGCACTTCCCATCGAATGCGATGTCAACAAACTCGAAACCGGCGATGTCATCGTTATTCACCCCTACGAAGGGAAAATTACCAACCAAGCAGGCGAAACCCTCTCCACCTTCACCCTCAAACCCGAAACCATTCTCGATGAAGTCCGCGCAGGCGGTCGCATTCCCCTGCTCATCGGACGCGCCCTCACCGACAAAACCCGCCAAGCCTTGGGACTCGAACCCACAACCTTATTTGTGCGTCCCACCCCTCCCGAAGACACCCACAAAGGCTTCACCCTCGCCCAGAAAATGGTCGGCAAAGCCTGTAGCGTAGACGGCATTCGTCCCGGAACCTCCTGCGAACCGAGAATGACCACCGTCGGTTCCCAAGACACCACCGGCCCCATGACCCGCGACGAACTCAAAGAACTCGCCTGCTTGGGATTCAACGCAGACTTAACCCTGCAAACCTTCTGTCACACCGCCGCCTATCCCAAACCCGTTGACATCAAAACCCACAAAAACCTCCCCGACTTCTTCTCCACTCGCGGCGGAGTCGCCCTCAAACCCGGTGACGGCATCATTCACTCCTGGTTAAACAGGATGCTACTCCCTGATACCGTTGGAACCGGAGGCGATTCCCACACTCGCTTCCCCCTTGGCATCTCCTTTCCCGCAGGTTCCGGTTTAGTCGCCTTCGCCGCCGCATTGGGCGTAATGCCCCTGGATATGCCCGAATCCGTCCTCGTGAAATTCACCGGAGAACTGCAACCCGGAGTCACCCTGCGCGACATCGTGAACGCCATTCCTTGGGTTGCCATGCAACAGGGCAAATTAACCTTTGGTAAAGAGAACAAAATCAACGTCTTCAATGGGCGCATCATGGAAATGGAAGGACTGCCCGATTTGAAAGTCGAACAAGCCTT is a genomic window containing:
- the acnB gene encoding bifunctional aconitate hydratase 2/2-methylisocitrate dehydratase, with the translated sequence ATTRPDIPLHALAMLESKMPDGLETIAKLKEQGHPVAYVGDVVGTGSSRKSAINSVLWHIGHDIPFVPNKRAGGYILGGKIAPIFFNTAEDSGALPIECDVNKLETGDVIVIHPYEGKITNQAGETLSTFTLKPETILDEVRAGGRIPLLIGRALTDKTRQALGLEPTTLFVRPTPPEDTHKGFTLAQKMVGKACSVDGIRPGTSCEPRMTTVGSQDTTGPMTRDELKELACLGFNADLTLQTFCHTAAYPKPVDIKTHKNLPDFFSTRGGVALKPGDGIIHSWLNRMLLPDTVGTGGDSHTRFPLGISFPAGSGLVAFAAALGVMPLDMPESVLVKFTGELQPGVTLRDIVNAIPWVAMQQGKLTFGKENKINVFNGRIMEMEGLPDLKVEQAFELTDATAERSCSGSTIKLSEETVAEYLRSNVVLLKNMIARGYQDPRTLLRRIAKMEEWLANPHLMSADPDAEYVDTIEVNLNEIKEPIVAAPNDPDNVKLMSECAGDKVDEVFIGSCMTNIGHYRAAAKILESAGTVKGRLWVCPPTRMDEEQLKEEGVYSIFAAAGARTEMPGCSLCMGNQARVEDGATVFSTSTRNFNNRMGKGAQVYLGSAELAAVCALLGKIPTVEEYLSIVKEKVDPFKGDLYRYLNFNEIENFENFGRVVSESEIPKLEKALV